In Harmonia axyridis chromosome X, icHarAxyr1.1, whole genome shotgun sequence, a single window of DNA contains:
- the LOC123685973 gene encoding M-phase inducer phosphatase-like, whose amino-acid sequence MLNSITKYENCQCTRIPRRLEPTDNMIMDKENMGPLSPMKIDEISFYENDSPRRIECDGTSPTHCSHNIVDMVDDFDPSSQDSGYGTTYNPTLRRFVSFLSPTRSSKASFGSLGSTDDDFLESMSDFEPIDENLPVNFRTLINGELSTMTENVNFKMSPQDTNLRPLFRRALSLHNESSTPNTRRVRSCLFQGEEVKSFKRPEPPTASEDFSPLQPKRSKLFLENDNVAKPVLKRAFSASEETIKYAVQRSAEEELIGDFSRTYTLPLTQGRHQDLKSITSETLARLMKGEFKDTVASFKVIDCRYPYEFSGGHIDGALNIYTKEKCLELLNQRSLDEKDDKIHILIFHCEFSSERGPNLFRYLRQMDRSKNEAAYPALQYPEIYLLEGGYKSFFTEFSEMCVPVAYKQMLHPGHEEDLRYFRMKSKTWNSDTRQRSNRVNLKRLGL is encoded by the exons ATGCTGAACTCCATTACAAAATACGAAAACTGCCAGTGCACAAG aaTACCAAGACGTCTGGAACCCACCGATAACATGATTATGGACAAGGAAAATATGGGGCCTCTCAGCCCTATGAAAATTGACGAGATTTCGTTCTATGAAAACGACAGTCCAAGAAGGATAGAATGCGATGGTACATCCCCTACACATTGTTCACACAATATTGTCGATATGGTCGATGATTTCGACCCTAGTTCCCAGGATTCTGGATATGGAACCACCTACAATCCAACCTTGAGGAGATTCGTTTCGTTCTTATCCCCTACGAGATCATCTAAGGCTTCCTTTGGTTCTCTTGGTTCGACCGACGATGACTTTTTGGAGAGCATGTCTGATTTTGAGCCGATAGATGAAAACCTGCCAGTGAATTTCAGAACGCTAATCAACGGTGAATTATCAACAATGACCGAGAATGTTAACTTCAAGATGTCACCTCAAGATACCAATTTACGACCACTTTTCCGTAGAGCTTTATCCCTTCACAATGAATCTAGTACACCAAACACACGTCGTGTAAGGAGTTGCTTGTTTCAAGGGGAAGAAGTCAAATCCTTCAAGAGGCCTGAACCACCAACAGCCAGTGAAGATTTCAGTCCTTTACAACCTAAAAGATCAAAGTTGTTCTTAGAGAATGATAATGTTGCCAAACCAGTACTTAAAAGAGCCTTTTCTGCATCAGAAGAAACAATTAAATACGCTGTTCAAAGATCAGCTGAAGAAGAGTTGATTGGAGATTTCAGCAGGACTTACACTTTGCCACTTACCCAAGGGAGGCACCAGGATCTTAAATCAATCACATCAGAAACACTAGCTAGACTTATGAAAGGCGAATTTAAAGACACTGTGGCTTCTTTCAAAGTTATTGACTGTAGATATCCTTACGAATTCAGTGGTGGTCACATCGATGGCGCTCTCAACATCTACACCAAGGAAAAGTGTTTGGAATTGCTCAATCAACGAAGTTTGGATGAGAAAGATGATAAAATACACATTCTGATTTTCCACTGCGAGTTTTCCAGTGAAAGAGGACCCAACCT aTTCAGATATTTACGTCAGATGGACAGATCGAAAAACGAGGCTGCTTATCCTGCTCTTCAATACCCTGAGATCTATCTGCTGGAAGGCGGTTACAAAAGTTTCTTTACCGAATTTTCCGAGATGTGCGTCCCTGTAGCATACAAACAAATGTTGCATCCTGGCCACGAAGAAGACCTGAGATATTTCAGGATGAAGTCGAAAACCTGGAATTCAGATACACGCCAAAGATCGAATCGTGTGAATTTGAAAAGATTAGGGTTGTAA